The Fusobacterium pseudoperiodonticum DNA window TATCTAGGTTTTAACAATATCCATTATATTATAAAGAATAAGAAATTAATATCTGAGCTAGAAAGAAAGTTAAAACGGATATTATATTTTGAAGACAGCACACCTAATTATTTCAGACAACATATAACAGATTTAAAAAATAAACTATCAAATATAGGCTAGAAGATTTTGACAGAAAGTCTATAAAAGAATAAGAAAGGAGTTTATATTAATATCTATGAAGTTATTGAATACAAAAGATCCATTTTATTCGACTAGAAATATAGAAGCTTTAAAAAAGTCGATAGATGAAGTAAAAAAAGGTAAGCTCATTACAAAAACTATTGAAGAATTAGAGAGAAGAGAAAAATAACATTTTTTAAAATAGAAAAGCACCTAGTTTTTAGCTAAGTGCTTTGTGTTTAATTATAATAATGTCAATCAAATTCTAAAAATATTCCTTTTTGTCTTAAACTTTCCCTTGCTTTTCTCTTATTCTCTAAAAGCATATTATTTTCTTTGACTTCTTTAATCACCCAATCAGGTGGGTTATCAACAATAATTTCTAGTATTCTTTCATCAGCTAATTTAGTATAACCTTGTTTTACTGATTCAGGGGTTATAAATCTCATTTAATTACTTCCTTTTTTCTTTATCATATACCCAATAAGGAGCTGTTAATGTAGCTAACCTATCATATTCAGGATCATAAAATATTGTCATCTTAATCTTCCCCTAGGTTATATAATTTTAATATGTAAACATCTATTTCTATAATTGGCAATAATAACCTTTTTTATAATTTTCAAGAACTTTTGTTTCTCCTAACTCTTCTAATCTTTTTAAAAGTTTATTTCTACTAACTTCTTTTAAACTTGTTTTATTTCCATTTTCATCTGTATAATGAATATTAATTCCTATACATGCCGAGTCAAGAAGTTCATAAATTTCATCATAATTTTTTTCATCAATTAAATCCTCAGGTAATAAAAGTATCATATTTAACACCTCTTTAATTTAAAATTTATATTGGTTTATATTTCCCAGCTTTATAATTTTCAACAACTTTTATTTCACCTATTTCTTCAATTCTTTTTAAAGCTTTTTCTTTTTCTATTTTTGATAAATTTATTTCTTTTCCATCTTTAATTAAAACTGTTTCTATATCATTAAAAATAAAATCTAATAACTTATTGACTTCATCATAATTTTTTTTATTAATTAAATCCTCTGAAAGTCGCCAAAACATTCTTTTCTCCTTTTCAAATAATTTTTTCTCAAATTCAAATAAGTCTTTTGCTGAAATTTCTAAATTTTCAATGTTATATTTTTTCTTAATGTTATTCACATCACTAAGCATTTTAGAGGTAAGTTCTTTTTTCTCTTTATAATTTTTAAATCCATCTAATCCAGCTTCATAAGGAGTTTCTAGTTTTTTACATTCAAGACAATACTCTTTATAAATTTTCCAAATGCTTTTTTGAGCTTTTTCTAAATCTGTCATCTTTAAAAACTCTTATATTTTAGAATATATTTTTTTCAATTTTAAACATTTCTTCTCTCGAAAAATCAATACCATCAATTTGATATTTTTTCATTATCTCTTTCCCTTTTTCTATAAAATCTAATGTTATTTGTTTTAATTTAACACCATTATGACCATCTAATCCCTTAGGTACTTTAACACTTTCAATTTTCTTTCGCTTTTTACAACACTCTATGTATGCTTCTACTAATTCTTGTTTAGCTTTCTCTTTATCACTCATTTTCTTCTCCTATACCTTAATCACTTTCTGAAGAGTTCTATTTATGATATCTCTTCATAGCTTTCTTTTTTTATCTTATAAGCTTCAAATATTGAAAATTCTTTATCTGTTACTTTAACAATATATTTTTTTTCAATTTCTTTAACTTTTTCATAAAGAATATTAGAAGCTTCCTTATACTCAGAGTTATGACCATCCATTACTCCAACAGGCATTTTATCATCCTCTATTTCTTTACATCTACTAAAATATATTTTGTATGTTTCTTTAATTTCTTCAATAGCTTTTTCTAAATCTGTCATCTTTAAAAACTCCTATATTTTAAAATAATTTTTCAATTATTTAGTTCTTTCTTTAAAAAATTCTTTCCAGTAAGGATTTTCTTTATCAAAAATTTCTTTTTCCTCAGGAGTTAAATTATATGGATAATCTGCAAATAAATTAAAGATTTTTATCTTATCAAAACTAAACATATGTTTTCCAATAGAATCTAAATCATCTATCCACCATATTTTATCGTTTTTATTTTGTTTATAGAAATCACTTAACATATTTATTTTCTCCTTATTCTTTCTCATTTGAACTTCTTCTTCAAGCAATTAAAAAGTCTAATATTTTTATTCTAATTATTAAAATAGCCTTCGCTTTTCATAATTTCTTCATAATCTTTAAAAAACTTATCTAATTCATCTAAAACCCATTGAGGTGGGGATTCTACTATTACTTCAAGTCTACTGTTAATATAACCTTTTTCTTTTGCTTCAATTATTTCTTTAGGTAAATCTACAAACATATCTAGTCAGTTCCTTTTTTATGAATAAGCTATTCTTCATCACTATTTAGCTTAGCTACTATTTCGATTATTTCTCTTAAATAAGAATTCTTATAATATTTCCTTTGTTCTTTTCTTATAATTTTTAAATATACTTTTTATTTTTAATATTCCTCATATTTTTCCAAAATTTCTTGTCTTCTCTTATAAGCTTCATGTATTTCTTTTGGTGCGTCTTCTCGAATTATAAAAGTTCCTTTTTCTCTATCAAATACTAAATATGGATCTATCAATTCACAAACCTTATAAAATTCAGGATCTATAATTCTTGTCCTCTTACTCCTCCTATAATTTATATAAATTTAATATACATTCTCTCAATTTATTTCTTATTCACATACCTACTTATACTACTATATCTGATGTATGTCAATGTTTCTTTCTAAATATTCTTATTTTTTTATTTTCAAAATAAAATTAACAATTTATAATGTACTATTTTGTAAAAAAATATCTAACAATAGTTATAGAATAATGCTATAATGTAAAAAAATAATAGGAGTATTAAAGTGGAAAAAATATATTCAGTATCAGAATTTAATAGAATGGTAAAAAGTTATATAGATGACATTGATGATTTCCAAGACTTTTATATTGAAGGAGAAATTTCAAACATAACTTACTATAAAAGTGGACACTTATATTTTTCAGTAAAAGATAGTAAATCACAAATTAAATGTGCTGCTTTTAATTATAAAATGAAAAGAATTCCTGAAGATTTAAAAGAGGGAGATGCGATCAAGTTATTTGGAGATGTTGGTTTCTATGAAGTTAAAGGTGAATTCCAAGTCTTAGTTAGACATATAGAAAAACAAAATGCTTTAGGAGCTTTATTTGCTAAACTTGAAAAAGTAAAAGAAAAAATGGCTGAAAAAGGTTATTTTGATGAAAGTCATAAAAAGGAATTACCTAGATTTCCAAAAAATATTGGAGTTGTTACAGCTTTAACAGGAGCTGCACTTCAAGATATTATAAAGACAACAAGAAAAAGATTTAATTCAATAAATATTTATGTTTATCCAGCAAAGGTACAAGGACTTGGAGCAGAACAAGAAATAATTAAAGGAATTGAAACTTTAAATAAAATAGAAGAAATAGATTTGATTATTGCTGGTAGAGGTGGAGGAAGTATAGAAGATCTATGGGCTTTCAATGAAGAAGAAGTTGCTATGGCATTTTTCAATTCAGAAAAACCTATAATATCGGCTGTAGGACATGAGATAGATTTTCTTTTATCTGACTTGACAGCTGATAAAAGAGCAGCTACTCCTACTCAGGCGATAGAGCTATCAGTTCCTGAAAAAGAAAGTCTTATAAAATCATTAGATGATAAAAAAATATACTTGGCTAAGTTATTGAAGTCTTATCTTGAAGATATGAAAAGAGAGTTATCAATAAGAATGGATAATTATCATTTAAAGAATTTTCCTAGCACTATTAATAACTATAGAGAACTTATAGTTGAGAAGGAAGAAATTTTAACAAAATCTATAAAAGATTTCTTAGAACAAAAAAGACATCTTTTTGAAGTTAAGATAGATAAAGTTTCAGTTTTAAATCCAATAAATACTCTTAAAAGAGGATATAGTGTTAGTCAAGTTAAAAATAAAAGAATAGATGTTTTAGAAGATGTAGAAGTCAATGATGAAATGACAACTATCTTAAAGAATGGTAGATTAATAAGTATTGTTAAGGAGAAAATTTATGAAAAAAATAATGATTAGTTTATTTATATTAGTTTCTATGCTAGGTTTTGCTGAAGGAGAAAACGAAGGATCAGCCATAAGAGAAGTACCTGTTTTAGGAAATCAAGAAGCACCAGTAGAAAATACAAGACCTGCTTCAAATAGTGGTGGAGAAAGTCAAACTCCTGATGATGGTGGAGAAACTGTAGAAAATCCTGAAACTCCAAAGGAAGCAACAGGAGTTAGAGAATACAGACCACAAAATTTAATTCAACTTGATGAACAAATGAAAAAGGGAACTCGTAGTTCTATAATTCAGTTAAATGCTAGATATGAACAAGAATTAAATGCTTATTTGCAATCTGTTTCTTACAACAGTGATGTAATATTCTATCTAGCAAATGAATATATGATGCTTAATAACTATAGTAGAGCTAATAAGATTTTCTTAAAAGACAATAAAGATTTTAAAAATGTTTTTGGAGCAGCTACTACATACAGATTTATGGGACAACATAGAAATGCTATTGATAAATATAATCAAGCTATATCAATGAACTCAGGTTTTGCAGAATCATATTTAGGAAGAGGACTTTCATATAGAAATTTAAATGAATATGATAATGCTGTTAGTGACTTAAAGACATATATTTCTAAAACTGGAGCTCATGATGGTTATGTAGCTTTAGCAGATGTGTACTTTAAAATGGGAAAAAATAAAGAGGCTTATGCAATTGCTAGTCAAGGTATAGCTAAGTATGGAAACTCAGGGATATTAAAAGTTCTAGCTAATAATATCTTAAAAAATAAAATAGACTAACAGACTAAAAGTTGGGGTGAGATTATGAATTATGATTTTATTACAATAAATGATGATATATATCCTGAATGTCTAAAAGAAATTTCTGATCCTCCTGAAAAGTTGTATTATAAAGGGAACTTAGAATTATTAAAATCTGAAAGAATGATAGCTGTAGTAGGAACAAGAAATCCAAGTTCTTATGGGAAATTGTGTTGTGAATATATGATTAAAAAAATGAGTAAAGCTGATATAACAATAGTTAGTGGTTTTGCAAAAGGAATTGATAGTATAGCACATAAAACTTCTCTAATTACAGGAACTAAAACAATAGCAGTTATTGCTTCAGGACTTGACATAGTTTATCCCGCCTCAAATCTTAGTTTATATAAAGAAATAGAAGAAAAAGGACTTATTTTAAGTGAATATGAAGCTGGAACTAAGCCTTTTAAAGGAAATTTTCCACGAAGAAATAGAATAATAGCGGGCTTATCAAAAGGAATTATAGTAGTTGAAAGTAAAGATAGAGGAGGTAGTTTAATTACTGCTGATTTAGCACTGGAATATAATAGGGATGTCTATGCTGTTCCAGGTGATATTTTCTCTGAATATTCAAAAGGTTGTAATAGCCTTATAAGAGATGCAAAAGCTAAATCTCTTTCTAATATTAAAGAGCTACTGGAAGACTATAATTGGGAAATAAAAGAAGAAGCTAAGCTAAAAGTTACTAAAAATCAACAGTTAATTTTAGATAGCTTATCTTCAGAAAAGAGTCTTGATAAAATACTTGAAGAAACAAAAATAGACCAAACAGAAATATTGTCTGAGTTAATAAATTTAGAGATAATGGGACTTATTAAAAGTATTGCAGGAGGAAGATATAAAAAAATCTTGTAAATACTATAATTAATTGTTATAATTCACTGTAAAATAAATTTTTTAAATACGAGGTGTTAGAATTGGCTAAAAAGTTGGATAAGAACAAATTAGTAATAGTTGAATCACCAGCTAAAGCTAAAACAATAGAGAAAATTTTAGGTTCTTCATATAAGGTAATTTCGTCTTATGGACATATAATAGATTTACCTAAGACTAAAATTGGTGTTGATGTAAAAGATAATTTTAAACCATCTTATCTTACTATTAAGGGTAAAGGTGAAGTCATAAAGAAATTAAAAGAAGCTGCAAAAAAAGCTGATGAAATATATCTTGCATCCGACCCTGATAGAGAAGGAGAATCTATAGCTTGGCATATAGCCAATACTCTAAAGCTAGATCATAATGAAAAAAATAGAATAGAATTTAATGAAATAACTGAAAAAGCAATAAAAGAAGCAGTAAAAAATCCTAGAAAAATTAATATATCTAGAGTTAATTCTCAACAAGCTAGAAGAATTTTAGATAGATTAGTAGGTTATGAAATAAGTCCTTTTTTATGGAAACTTATTTCTCCAAACACAAGTGCTGGAAGAGTTCAATCGGTGGCATTAAAAATTATATGTGAGTTGGAAGATAAGATTAAGAGCTTTGTTCCTGAAAAATACTGGGATGTAAAAGGTATCTTTGATGAAAAATACAATCTAAACCTATATAAAATTGATGATAAAAAAATTGATAAATTAAAAGATGAAAAATTACTTGAAAGAGTAAAAAAAGATTTGAAAAAGAAATATGAAGTTATTTCATCTAAGGTAAGTAATAAAATTAAAAACCCACCATTACCATTAAAAACTAGTACTTTACAACAGTTAGCCTCTTCATATTTAGGTTTTTCTGCAAGTAAAACTATGACAGTGGCTCAAAAGCTATATGAAGGTATAAGTATAAATGGAGAACATAAAGGGCTTATCACATATATGAGAACGGACTCTACTAGAATTTCTGAAGAAGCTAAAGAAATGGCAAGAAAATATATAACTAAGGAATATGGTAAAGAGTATCTAGGTTCAGTAAGTCCTAAAACAAAAAAGAATGATAAGAATGTTCAAGATGCCCATGAAGGAGTTAGACCAACTGATATTAACTTAACTCCTCAAAGTATAATGCAGTTTTTGGATAAAGACCAATTTAAACTATATAATTTAATTTGGCAAAGATTTTTAATATCTCAACTTGCTGCTATGAAATATGAGCAATTTGAATATATCTTAGAAAAAGATAAGATACAATATAGAGGAAGCATTAATAAAATAATTTTTGATGGTTACTATAAGGTATTTAAAGAAGAAGAAGATTTACCTGTAGGAGATTTCCCTAAAATTAAAGAAGGAGATAAGTTTACTCTTGATAAATTAGATATCAAAGAAGACTATACGAAACCTCCTGCAAGACTTACAGAATCTTCTTTAGTTAAGACACTTGAATCAGAAGGAATTGGTAGACCATCTACTTATGCAAGTATCATAGATACTTTGAAAAAGAGAGAATATGTTGAATTACAAAATAAAAGTTTTGTTCCAACAGAAATAGGTTATGAAGTTAAGACACAACTTGATAAATTCTTTCCTAATATAATGAATATTAAATTTACAGCTAAACTAGAAGATGAACTAGATGAAGTTGATAGCGGTGATAAAGACTGGATAGATTTATTAAAAACTTTCTATACTGAATTACAAAAATATGAAGAAAAATGTAAGGCCAGTGTGGAAAAAGAATTAGAAAAATTGGTTGAATCTGATATCATTGGTAAAGATGGAAAACCTTTAATAATGAAAATTGGAAGATTTGGAAGATACCTTACTTCACAAGATGAAGATAGTAAGGAAAATATTTCTTTAAAAGGTATTGAAATTTCTCTTGAAGAGATCAAAAGTGGGAAGATTTATGTTAAAGATAAAATCGAAGAACTATTGAAAAAGAAAGAGGGAGAAAAGACAGATATAATTTTGGAAAATGGAGCTAGATTAATTCTTAAATATGGAAGATTTGGAGCTTATTTAGAAAGTGAAAAATTTAAAGAAGATAATGTTAGAAAGACTATTCCAAAAGATATCAAAACTAAGATTGAAAACAATACTATAAAAAGAGAAAATGGTATCTTATGTTTAAAAGAAATTTTTGAAAAGATAGAAGCAGAAAATGCAGCCATCTTAAAGAAAGCTGGAAAGTGTGAAAAATGTGGTAAACCATTTGAAATAAAAAGTGGAAGATGGGGTAAATTTTTAGCATGTACTGGCTATCCTGAATGTAAGAACATAAAGAAGATAGAAAAAAAATAATAAAAAAGGGTTGTTACATATAAATAAATATATAAAAAATAGTTCGTTACTAGCCAGATTTCTTAACGAATAAAAATTAAGAATTCGCTGCAAATTCGTTAAACTCGCTTCACTCAGACATAACGAGATTTGCTCGGCTCATCCTATTTAATTTTTATCCTAAAATCTGGAATGTAACTCACTTATTTTTTATTAAACTTATAGACATGTAACAACCTATTTTTTTAAAATAAGATAAATGGAGGATATATGAAAAAGGAAGTTATAGTTGTAGGAGCTGGACTTGCAGGTTCAGAAGCAGCCTATCAACTAGCTAAAAGAGGAATAAAAGTAAAACTATATGAAATGAAGGCTAAGCAAAAGACTCCAGCTCATTCAAAAGACTATTATTCTGAATTAGTTTGTAGTAATTCTCTAGGAAGTGACAGTTTAGAAAATGCCTCTGGACTTATGAAAGAAGAATTAAGAATTCTAGGTTCAATGTTAATTGAAGTGGCTGATAGAAACAGAGTTCCAGCAGGACAAGCACTAGCAGTTGATAGAGATGGCTTTTCAGAAGAAATTACTAAAATTTTAAAAAATATGGAAAATATAGAAATAATAGAAGAAGAGTTTACAGAAATTCCTGAGGATAAAATTGTAATTATAGCAAGCGGACCTTTAACTTCAGATAAGCTTTTTGAAAAAATAAGTGAAATTACAGATGAAGAAAGTCTATATTTCTACGATGCAGCTGCACCTATTGTAACTTTTGAAAGTATCAATATGGACATAGCATATTTTCAATCAAGA harbors:
- the topA gene encoding type I DNA topoisomerase, with protein sequence MLELAKKLDKNKLVIVESPAKAKTIEKILGSSYKVISSYGHIIDLPKTKIGVDVKDNFKPSYLTIKGKGEVIKKLKEAAKKADEIYLASDPDREGESIAWHIANTLKLDHNEKNRIEFNEITEKAIKEAVKNPRKINISRVNSQQARRILDRLVGYEISPFLWKLISPNTSAGRVQSVALKIICELEDKIKSFVPEKYWDVKGIFDEKYNLNLYKIDDKKIDKLKDEKLLERVKKDLKKKYEVISSKVSNKIKNPPLPLKTSTLQQLASSYLGFSASKTMTVAQKLYEGISINGEHKGLITYMRTDSTRISEEAKEMARKYITKEYGKEYLGSVSPKTKKNDKNVQDAHEGVRPTDINLTPQSIMQFLDKDQFKLYNLIWQRFLISQLAAMKYEQFEYILEKDKIQYRGSINKIIFDGYYKVFKEEEDLPVGDFPKIKEGDKFTLDKLDIKEDYTKPPARLTESSLVKTLESEGIGRPSTYASIIDTLKKREYVELQNKSFVPTEIGYEVKTQLDKFFPNIMNIKFTAKLEDELDEVDSGDKDWIDLLKTFYTELQKYEEKCKASVEKELEKLVESDIIGKDGKPLIMKIGRFGRYLTSQDEDSKENISLKGIEISLEEIKSGKIYVKDKIEELLKKKEGEKTDIILENGARLILKYGRFGAYLESEKFKEDNVRKTIPKDIKTKIENNTIKRENGILCLKEIFEKIEAENAAILKKAGKCEKCGKPFEIKSGRWGKFLACTGYPECKNIKKIEKK
- a CDS encoding tetratricopeptide repeat protein — encoded protein: MKKIMISLFILVSMLGFAEGENEGSAIREVPVLGNQEAPVENTRPASNSGGESQTPDDGGETVENPETPKEATGVREYRPQNLIQLDEQMKKGTRSSIIQLNARYEQELNAYLQSVSYNSDVIFYLANEYMMLNNYSRANKIFLKDNKDFKNVFGAATTYRFMGQHRNAIDKYNQAISMNSGFAESYLGRGLSYRNLNEYDNAVSDLKTYISKTGAHDGYVALADVYFKMGKNKEAYAIASQGIAKYGNSGILKVLANNILKNKID
- the xseA gene encoding exodeoxyribonuclease VII large subunit, whose product is MEKIYSVSEFNRMVKSYIDDIDDFQDFYIEGEISNITYYKSGHLYFSVKDSKSQIKCAAFNYKMKRIPEDLKEGDAIKLFGDVGFYEVKGEFQVLVRHIEKQNALGALFAKLEKVKEKMAEKGYFDESHKKELPRFPKNIGVVTALTGAALQDIIKTTRKRFNSINIYVYPAKVQGLGAEQEIIKGIETLNKIEEIDLIIAGRGGGSIEDLWAFNEEEVAMAFFNSEKPIISAVGHEIDFLLSDLTADKRAATPTQAIELSVPEKESLIKSLDDKKIYLAKLLKSYLEDMKRELSIRMDNYHLKNFPSTINNYRELIVEKEEILTKSIKDFLEQKRHLFEVKIDKVSVLNPINTLKRGYSVSQVKNKRIDVLEDVEVNDEMTTILKNGRLISIVKEKIYEKNND
- a CDS encoding DUF7675 family protein, with the translated sequence MRKNKEKINMLSDFYKQNKNDKIWWIDDLDSIGKHMFSFDKIKIFNLFADYPYNLTPEEKEIFDKENPYWKEFFKERTK
- the dprA gene encoding DNA-processing protein DprA is translated as MNYDFITINDDIYPECLKEISDPPEKLYYKGNLELLKSERMIAVVGTRNPSSYGKLCCEYMIKKMSKADITIVSGFAKGIDSIAHKTSLITGTKTIAVIASGLDIVYPASNLSLYKEIEEKGLILSEYEAGTKPFKGNFPRRNRIIAGLSKGIIVVESKDRGGSLITADLALEYNRDVYAVPGDIFSEYSKGCNSLIRDAKAKSLSNIKELLEDYNWEIKEEAKLKVTKNQQLILDSLSSEKSLDKILEETKIDQTEILSELINLEIMGLIKSIAGGRYKKIL